Proteins encoded together in one Terriglobus saanensis SP1PR4 window:
- a CDS encoding SGNH/GDSL hydrolase family protein, with translation MNSQKKTSSSGLRLRPSSMLNGLMRLLSIAAIAMFSLEPLQASQIDASEDSEGHGKIQFVAFGDSLMDCGVYSPFATLFFGGGKFSTNPTLIFPQVVAEHYGSVLEPAALGGFGIPLIPVNGLCYGQGGSRVKDPIGVNHAPPGTRNADFALATTIPVTEQVQIYLKVHKRFNSNQIVFLQAGPNDIQVDLEAAQAAGTAAAQQAAIAAIEQAAVDLATVVHTLKENGSPRIVLFNMPDLGVTPEGAASADHGATLTQVSQVFNTALEGSLQQQGLLNQVISIDLFTFLENSTKNFKELGFQVSNTGTACDAQAQVARATQLHLNNPSFFTDSLFCSPKTLTAPNAAQTFEFADSVHPTTHLGQLFAQFIIQQIDASPLRY, from the coding sequence ATGAACAGCCAGAAAAAAACGAGCAGTTCTGGACTGCGCTTAAGACCGAGCAGTATGCTCAACGGTCTCATGCGCCTGCTTTCCATCGCAGCCATCGCCATGTTCAGTTTGGAACCTTTGCAGGCATCGCAAATCGATGCTTCTGAGGATTCCGAAGGACACGGCAAAATCCAGTTCGTAGCCTTTGGAGATAGCCTGATGGACTGCGGCGTCTATTCTCCCTTCGCCACACTATTCTTCGGCGGTGGCAAGTTTTCTACAAATCCAACTCTGATCTTTCCTCAAGTTGTCGCTGAGCACTACGGATCCGTCCTTGAACCGGCGGCGCTCGGAGGCTTCGGTATTCCGCTTATTCCTGTCAATGGGCTTTGCTATGGGCAGGGCGGTTCCCGCGTGAAAGACCCCATAGGAGTGAATCACGCGCCGCCAGGCACGCGAAATGCGGATTTTGCTTTAGCGACAACGATTCCTGTAACCGAACAGGTACAGATCTATCTGAAAGTTCACAAGAGATTCAACTCGAACCAAATCGTTTTCCTCCAGGCAGGCCCTAACGATATCCAGGTTGATCTGGAAGCAGCACAGGCAGCAGGTACGGCTGCGGCCCAGCAAGCTGCCATTGCGGCAATCGAACAGGCTGCTGTGGATTTGGCCACTGTCGTTCATACCTTGAAGGAAAACGGATCTCCGCGCATTGTGCTGTTTAATATGCCCGATCTGGGGGTAACTCCCGAAGGTGCTGCCAGCGCGGATCATGGCGCGACTTTGACGCAGGTCTCTCAAGTCTTCAATACCGCCCTGGAGGGAAGCCTTCAACAACAGGGCCTACTCAATCAGGTGATCTCAATCGATCTATTCACATTCCTGGAAAATAGCACCAAAAACTTCAAGGAACTTGGATTCCAGGTATCCAATACCGGAACTGCTTGCGATGCCCAGGCTCAGGTTGCAAGGGCCACGCAACTCCATTTGAATAACCCTTCGTTTTTCACGGACTCCCTCTTCTGCTCGCCGAAGACTCTGACCGCACCCAATGCGGCTCAGACTTTCGAGTTTGCGGATTCGGTTCATCCAACAACGCATCTCGGCCAACTTTTTGCGCAGTTCATCATCCAGCAGATCGACGCCAGCCCGCTGAGGTACTAG
- a CDS encoding prepilin peptidase: MATLFLVSAFALGLLLGSFLNVCIARLPQHESIVSPRSRCGSCGREIRWYDNVPLLSYVVLAGKCRDCGSRISLVYPAVELATGIWFALAVYLGAGALQIATLWVAGFLLIGLAVMDWQTHLLPDGFTLTGILLGMMLICTRTIFLGPHEGDVLLAKHHIELRAPGATHDGGNIFLTGSESLIFGRLAAVVGAFLLLFAIRALYKLVRKRDGMGLGDAKLLAMIAAFLGFAPALFALFVGVCGATFYAVLLLMRGKASGATRLPFGSFLAVGGMVSALYGEAVVAWYTSLFR, encoded by the coding sequence GTGGCGACTCTTTTTCTTGTCTCGGCGTTTGCTCTCGGCCTTCTGCTGGGTTCATTTCTTAATGTCTGCATTGCGCGATTACCTCAGCATGAGTCGATCGTTTCGCCACGCTCGCGCTGTGGAAGCTGCGGCCGCGAGATCCGCTGGTACGACAATGTTCCGCTGCTGAGTTACGTGGTGCTTGCAGGAAAGTGCCGCGACTGCGGCAGCCGGATCTCGCTGGTGTATCCGGCGGTGGAACTGGCGACCGGGATATGGTTTGCGCTGGCCGTCTATCTGGGTGCCGGCGCTCTGCAGATTGCGACCCTCTGGGTGGCTGGCTTTCTTCTCATCGGCCTGGCGGTAATGGATTGGCAGACCCACTTGCTGCCGGACGGGTTCACCCTGACCGGGATTCTGCTCGGCATGATGCTGATCTGCACGCGGACGATCTTTCTGGGCCCACATGAGGGCGACGTTCTCCTCGCCAAACACCACATTGAGCTGCGAGCGCCTGGGGCCACGCATGACGGTGGCAATATCTTTCTGACCGGATCCGAGAGCCTGATCTTCGGTCGGCTTGCGGCAGTGGTGGGAGCGTTTCTTCTGCTCTTTGCGATTCGTGCTCTTTATAAGCTGGTGCGGAAGCGCGATGGCATGGGGCTGGGGGATGCGAAGCTGCTGGCGATGATTGCGGCATTCCTGGGATTCGCTCCTGCTCTCTTTGCCCTCTTTGTCGGAGTCTGCGGAGCGACGTTTTATGCCGTCCTGCTCCTCATGCGAGGCAAGGCAAGCGGGGCCACACGGCTTCCCTTTGGAAGTTTTCTGGCTGTAGGCGGCATGGTCAGCGCGCTGTACGGAGAGGCCGTCGTGGCTTGGTACACTTCTCTCTTTCGATGA
- a CDS encoding DUF3224 domain-containing protein, whose protein sequence is MHATGSFEVKLTPQQSTSETTPDPTRGRMSIDKHFHGALEGTSLGEMLSGGNPATGSAGYVAIERVTGTLDGKSGSFLLQHSATMHAGQFSLTITVIPGSGTGELVGLAGSMNIVIEGGKHSYTFEYTLP, encoded by the coding sequence ATGCATGCCACGGGAAGTTTTGAGGTCAAGCTGACGCCCCAGCAGTCCACTTCGGAGACGACGCCGGACCCAACGCGGGGCCGCATGTCCATCGACAAGCACTTCCACGGGGCGCTGGAGGGGACATCCCTGGGCGAGATGCTGAGCGGAGGAAACCCAGCCACAGGTTCCGCCGGATATGTCGCCATTGAGCGCGTGACCGGAACCCTGGACGGAAAGTCGGGCAGTTTTCTGCTGCAACACTCTGCCACGATGCATGCGGGGCAGTTTTCCCTGACGATTACGGTGATCCCTGGCTCGGGTACCGGGGAGCTGGTTGGCCTCGCCGGCTCGATGAACATTGTCATAGAAGGTGGGAAGCACAGCTACACCTTCGAGTACACGCTCCCCTAG
- a CDS encoding NADH-quinone oxidoreductase subunit A, producing MQSYPYLWNYLPLVMQVLVAIGLASAFVAISFVIGKHKRNKTKLGAYECGMDPVGDARGRFSVRFYMVAMLFILFDVEAVFMLPWAVIFRRLPAITGQRFFGFWEMVVYLGFVGVGLFYVWKKGILDWAEDRGDL from the coding sequence ATGCAGAGCTACCCCTACCTCTGGAACTATCTTCCGCTCGTCATGCAGGTGCTTGTGGCCATTGGGCTTGCAAGCGCTTTTGTGGCGATCAGCTTCGTCATTGGCAAGCACAAGCGGAACAAGACCAAGCTCGGAGCATACGAGTGCGGCATGGATCCTGTGGGCGATGCGCGCGGACGCTTTTCGGTACGGTTTTACATGGTGGCGATGCTCTTCATCCTGTTCGACGTGGAAGCGGTCTTTATGCTTCCCTGGGCAGTGATTTTTCGTCGGCTTCCGGCGATTACCGGCCAACGCTTCTTCGGTTTCTGGGAGATGGTGGTTTATCTCGGATTTGTGGGTGTGGGCTTGTTCTATGTCTGGAAGAAGGGCATTCTGGACTGGGCGGAAGACCGGGGTGACCTGTAA
- a CDS encoding NADH-quinone oxidoreductase subunit C, translating into MAEPLLTLDAVREGMPANPAFVAVEAMATKAKFDRNELTITVARQDIVAACKAVQAAGYNFFETVTAVDWYPNEPRFVLAYHIVSMTLKERIRLAVEISGENPSVDTITAVWPSANFYEREVFDLFGIHFAGHPNLTRIMMPLDWEGHPLRKDYPVEGYR; encoded by the coding sequence ATGGCTGAACCTCTTTTGACTCTTGACGCCGTACGCGAGGGTATGCCGGCCAACCCGGCCTTTGTGGCTGTGGAAGCGATGGCGACCAAGGCGAAGTTCGATCGGAACGAACTGACGATCACCGTGGCGCGCCAAGACATCGTGGCTGCGTGTAAGGCCGTGCAGGCTGCGGGCTATAACTTCTTTGAAACCGTCACTGCCGTTGACTGGTATCCGAACGAGCCGCGCTTTGTACTGGCATACCACATTGTTTCGATGACATTGAAAGAACGGATCCGGCTTGCGGTCGAAATCTCCGGAGAGAATCCTTCGGTCGATACGATTACCGCCGTTTGGCCGTCCGCAAACTTTTACGAGCGCGAAGTCTTCGACCTCTTCGGCATTCACTTTGCCGGTCACCCGAATCTGACGCGCATCATGATGCCGCTGGACTGGGAAGGTCATCCGCTCCGCAAGGATTACCCGGTGGAGGGATATCGCTAA
- the nuoD gene encoding NADH dehydrogenase (quinone) subunit D, with product MAVLENPFDTPVLKSRDPQNPSLEEVAADSARNNQDPAGDQTMVLNMGPQHPSTHGVLRLLLEIDGEAVISCSPDIGYLHTGIEKTCEAKFYQQVVPLTDRIDYLCPMTNNLAYCLAVEKLLDLEIPERAQTLRVLMNELTRIQSHLVWLGTHAMDIGALTVFLYCFREREEILRIFEAISGQRMMTSYFRIGGLSMEPPIDFWERTRKFLKRMPEKIKQYEDLLTGNPIWFGRLKGVGYLSPEDAIALGVTGPPLRASGVDWDLRRDMPYSGYEKYQFKVPVSTAGDVWARYVVRMEEMYESVKICVQAMDRMPEGRIVADAPKIILPDREQMKTQMESLIHHFKIVTEGFAVPAGQVYQAVESPRGEMGYYVVSDGTAKPYRVHMRNPSYATLQALETMCKGKLLADVVAVIGSIDIVLGEIDR from the coding sequence ATGGCAGTTCTGGAAAACCCCTTCGATACACCGGTCCTGAAGTCCCGCGATCCGCAGAACCCTTCCCTGGAAGAGGTGGCTGCGGACTCGGCCCGTAATAACCAGGATCCTGCTGGAGACCAGACGATGGTCCTGAACATGGGACCGCAGCATCCTTCGACGCACGGCGTGTTGCGCCTGCTGCTGGAGATTGACGGTGAAGCGGTGATTTCGTGTTCACCGGATATCGGCTATCTGCATACCGGCATTGAGAAGACCTGCGAAGCGAAGTTCTATCAGCAGGTAGTTCCGCTAACGGACCGCATCGACTACCTCTGTCCGATGACCAATAACCTGGCCTACTGCCTGGCGGTCGAGAAGCTCCTGGACCTTGAGATCCCTGAACGCGCGCAGACGCTGCGCGTTCTGATGAACGAGCTGACGCGCATCCAGTCCCATCTGGTATGGCTGGGAACGCACGCGATGGATATCGGCGCGCTGACCGTGTTTCTGTACTGCTTCCGCGAACGCGAAGAGATTCTGCGCATCTTTGAGGCGATCTCCGGCCAGCGCATGATGACGAGCTACTTCCGCATCGGCGGCCTGAGCATGGAACCGCCGATCGATTTCTGGGAGCGCACGCGCAAGTTCCTGAAGAGAATGCCCGAAAAGATCAAGCAGTACGAAGATCTGCTCACGGGAAACCCGATCTGGTTTGGCCGTTTGAAGGGTGTTGGATATCTCTCGCCTGAAGATGCCATCGCTCTCGGCGTGACTGGACCACCGCTCCGTGCTTCCGGTGTGGATTGGGATCTTCGCCGCGACATGCCGTATTCGGGCTACGAAAAGTATCAGTTCAAGGTGCCGGTTTCAACGGCTGGTGATGTGTGGGCTCGTTATGTGGTCCGCATGGAAGAGATGTACGAGTCGGTCAAGATCTGCGTACAGGCAATGGATCGTATGCCTGAGGGTCGCATCGTAGCCGATGCGCCGAAGATCATTCTTCCCGACCGCGAACAGATGAAGACGCAGATGGAGTCCTTAATCCATCACTTCAAGATTGTGACAGAAGGCTTTGCCGTTCCGGCGGGCCAAGTGTACCAGGCGGTGGAATCTCCGCGTGGTGAGATGGGATACTACGTCGTCAGCGATGGTACGGCGAAGCCGTATCGTGTGCATATGCGGAACCCGAGCTATGCGACACTTCAGGCGCTGGAGACAATGTGCAAGGGTAAGCTATTGGCCGATGTTGTGGCTGTGATTGGGTCGATCGATATTGTGCTGGGCGAGATCGACCGGTAG
- the nuoE gene encoding NADH-quinone oxidoreductase subunit NuoE: protein MSAIANSIFSPETAARFDHLVTIYPVRRSALVPMLLYAQDDIGYVSDAVVAEIAQRLDLLELDVRGVLSYYSMLRTKPAGKYNVQVCTNISCMLVGGYDLLDHCKAKLGIGHKGVTADGLFSLEEVECIGACCWAPAIQVNYDFHENVTNIKMDAILEDYAAGRGKDVK from the coding sequence GTGAGTGCTATTGCCAACTCGATCTTTTCGCCGGAGACTGCGGCGCGCTTTGACCATCTGGTCACGATCTATCCTGTGCGCCGCTCTGCCCTGGTGCCGATGCTGCTCTACGCGCAGGATGATATCGGCTATGTCTCCGACGCGGTAGTAGCGGAGATCGCGCAGCGACTCGATCTGTTAGAGCTCGATGTTCGCGGCGTGCTGTCGTACTACTCCATGCTGCGGACCAAACCCGCGGGCAAGTACAACGTACAGGTCTGTACCAACATCTCCTGCATGCTGGTGGGCGGATACGATCTTCTGGACCACTGCAAGGCCAAGCTAGGTATTGGGCACAAGGGCGTGACGGCCGACGGTCTGTTTTCGCTTGAAGAAGTAGAGTGCATTGGGGCCTGTTGCTGGGCGCCGGCGATCCAGGTGAACTACGACTTCCACGAGAATGTGACGAACATCAAGATGGACGCCATCCTGGAAGACTATGCCGCCGGACGCGGAAAGGACGTGAAGTAA
- the nuoF gene encoding NADH-quinone oxidoreductase subunit NuoF: MPVLVSHPDEVKILSRRFGQGAAEIEKYVEMDGYKAVQNAITNGPEWVITEMKASGLRGRGGAGFPTGLKWSFVPKVSEKPKYVLVNGDESEPGTCKDHVIFLHDPHAVIEGTMIAGLAIGAKMGFIYLRGEYRYLLKIVEKAVADAYAKGYLGKNIFGHEGVDFDIVTQTGAGAYEVGEESALMESLEGKRGIPRIKPPFPAIVGLYGGPTVINNAETIASAPPILLMGGEAYAKVGSERNGGTRLFGISGHVNKPGVYELPMGYSLRKAIYEVAGGIKGGRALKAVVPGGSSCPVLLPEEIDVGLDFDQMGKAGTMLGSGGIVVLDETVSIVEFAMRTMKFYQHESCGWCIPCREGTDWLLKTLTRFYDGGGNKKDINNIQYLAENMMGRTFCPLGDAAAMPTLGFIKKFRHEFEEYLEGKRTEKQFITVQDLVGAGH; the protein is encoded by the coding sequence ATGCCAGTCCTTGTTTCGCATCCTGATGAAGTCAAGATCCTTTCGCGCCGGTTTGGACAGGGCGCGGCAGAGATCGAGAAGTACGTTGAAATGGACGGCTACAAGGCTGTGCAGAATGCCATTACGAACGGTCCCGAATGGGTGATTACGGAGATGAAGGCGAGCGGCCTGCGCGGTCGCGGCGGCGCTGGATTCCCGACGGGCCTGAAGTGGAGCTTTGTTCCCAAAGTTTCGGAGAAGCCGAAGTATGTCCTGGTGAACGGCGACGAGTCGGAGCCGGGTACCTGCAAAGATCATGTGATCTTTCTGCACGATCCGCATGCGGTGATTGAAGGTACGATGATCGCCGGCCTGGCGATCGGCGCGAAGATGGGCTTTATCTACCTGCGCGGGGAGTATCGCTATCTGCTGAAGATCGTGGAGAAGGCCGTGGCCGACGCGTATGCGAAGGGCTACCTCGGCAAGAATATTTTTGGCCACGAGGGCGTGGACTTCGACATTGTGACGCAGACGGGCGCGGGAGCGTACGAGGTCGGCGAAGAGTCGGCCCTGATGGAGTCGCTCGAAGGCAAGCGTGGCATTCCGCGTATCAAGCCTCCCTTCCCTGCCATTGTGGGACTCTACGGCGGACCGACGGTGATCAATAACGCCGAGACGATTGCGTCCGCACCACCGATTCTTCTGATGGGCGGCGAAGCGTATGCCAAGGTAGGCAGCGAACGCAACGGTGGAACGCGACTCTTCGGCATCTCGGGCCATGTGAACAAGCCCGGCGTGTACGAGCTGCCGATGGGTTACTCGCTGCGCAAAGCGATTTACGAAGTGGCTGGCGGGATCAAGGGTGGACGCGCGCTGAAGGCAGTTGTTCCCGGTGGATCTTCGTGCCCGGTGCTTCTGCCGGAGGAGATCGATGTCGGTCTGGATTTCGACCAGATGGGCAAGGCTGGAACGATGCTTGGCTCGGGCGGCATTGTGGTGCTGGACGAAACGGTCTCCATAGTCGAGTTCGCCATGCGCACGATGAAGTTTTACCAGCATGAATCCTGCGGCTGGTGCATTCCCTGCCGCGAAGGTACGGACTGGCTTCTGAAGACGCTGACGCGCTTCTACGATGGCGGCGGCAATAAAAAAGACATCAACAATATTCAATACCTCGCTGAGAACATGATGGGCCGTACCTTCTGCCCGTTGGGCGATGCTGCGGCGATGCCGACGCTTGGGTTTATCAAGAAGTTCCGTCATGAGTTCGAGGAGTATCTCGAAGGCAAGCGCACGGAGAAGCAGTTCATTACAGTGCAGGACCTTGTTGGAGCTGGACACTAA
- a CDS encoding molybdopterin-dependent oxidoreductase: MADVTLTVDGQKITAPAGTLLIDACKNAGIQIPAFCYYPGLSLQAACRMCVVRIEKVPKLATACTTTVAEGMVVQSETPEIAQARKATIQLLLGNHPLDCPVCDAGGECELQDMTFKYGAADSFYTEPKNHREEQKWSPTVYFDRPRCILCYRCVRMCGEGMDVFALGIQNRGSSAVIAPNIPMTQSDNGMQALDCEECGMCIDACPVGALTSDSYRYKTRPWEMNHVATVCTHCGDGCKTTLGVRSTMDGAEIMRGDNRDKSGMNNDFLCAKGRYGFDFANREDRITQPLVRQADGTHKTVSWEEALTLVGSKLRSIRDEKGGQSIGVIGSNRITNEEAYLLQKFARSVLGTANIDHHRTADYVAFAEALAGTTDRMASQRDVVSAPAVLLIGGDPTNENPLTAWNLRTNVRLNNARVYVANHEAIKLRRQAKSFLSIAPFGYGALANFLAGDESASASVSSNADSLKSFREAVASEASLVVVIGSEMRGQDLKTMVAALPNAKFALLSDYVNSHGAADMGLLPDVLPGYQPWIKPGSFATEYGDRFPHAHGLDLLAMFDAAQAGNLDALYIVGANPVSRYAVDRAALKNTFVVVHEMFLTETALLADVILPAANLYEKSGSVTNSYGDLQLVSKAGDRAGVRSDFELIVRVADKMGADVKKLVPFGKNPGLRADLGQTRGAQSGEADRHAVWLSANNLEPKLSPFDPFAILDEIQRLVPGYDLRRLQLLSSNDQHLSTVAQPGSQLVQIDTTHQRRDLVLPAKDTLFTSGTLGRYSPKLTELAARYSKLTHEHTQTAAD, translated from the coding sequence ATGGCAGACGTAACACTGACAGTTGACGGCCAGAAGATCACCGCTCCGGCGGGGACCCTGCTGATTGATGCCTGCAAGAACGCGGGTATACAGATTCCTGCGTTCTGCTACTACCCTGGGCTTTCGCTCCAGGCCGCTTGCCGCATGTGCGTGGTCCGCATCGAGAAGGTGCCCAAGCTCGCGACAGCATGCACCACCACGGTTGCAGAGGGCATGGTCGTCCAGTCCGAGACGCCCGAGATCGCGCAGGCGCGCAAGGCGACGATTCAACTGCTGCTGGGCAATCACCCGCTCGACTGCCCGGTCTGCGACGCGGGCGGCGAGTGCGAACTGCAGGACATGACCTTCAAGTATGGGGCGGCGGATAGCTTCTACACCGAGCCGAAGAACCACCGCGAAGAGCAGAAGTGGTCGCCAACGGTGTACTTCGATCGTCCACGTTGCATCCTCTGCTACCGCTGTGTGCGTATGTGCGGCGAAGGCATGGATGTCTTCGCTCTGGGCATTCAGAACCGCGGATCGTCTGCTGTCATCGCTCCGAACATTCCCATGACGCAGAGCGACAACGGCATGCAGGCGCTCGACTGCGAAGAGTGCGGCATGTGCATCGATGCCTGCCCTGTAGGTGCGTTGACCTCGGACAGCTATCGCTACAAGACCCGCCCGTGGGAGATGAACCACGTGGCCACCGTTTGCACGCACTGCGGCGACGGTTGCAAGACGACGCTCGGTGTCCGGTCCACCATGGACGGCGCTGAGATCATGCGCGGAGATAACCGCGACAAGAGCGGAATGAACAACGACTTCCTCTGCGCGAAGGGCCGGTATGGCTTCGACTTCGCCAACCGCGAGGACCGCATTACGCAGCCGCTGGTTCGGCAAGCCGATGGAACGCACAAGACTGTGAGCTGGGAAGAGGCGCTTACTCTGGTGGGCAGCAAGCTGCGTTCGATTCGCGATGAAAAAGGCGGCCAGAGCATCGGCGTCATCGGATCGAACCGCATTACGAACGAAGAAGCTTACCTTCTGCAGAAGTTCGCACGTTCGGTACTGGGAACGGCAAACATCGATCATCACCGCACGGCGGACTATGTTGCCTTTGCTGAGGCTCTGGCTGGAACAACGGACCGCATGGCTTCACAGCGGGACGTTGTGAGCGCTCCCGCGGTGCTCCTGATCGGCGGCGATCCTACCAATGAGAATCCCCTTACGGCGTGGAATCTGCGCACCAACGTTCGCCTGAACAACGCGCGCGTTTACGTGGCCAATCACGAAGCGATCAAGCTGCGCCGCCAGGCGAAGAGCTTCTTGTCCATTGCGCCGTTTGGCTATGGCGCTCTGGCAAACTTCCTCGCCGGAGACGAGAGCGCATCTGCTTCTGTCTCTTCTAACGCGGATTCGCTCAAATCGTTCCGCGAGGCTGTCGCAAGCGAAGCCTCTCTCGTTGTCGTTATCGGTTCCGAGATGCGTGGCCAGGACCTGAAGACGATGGTCGCTGCCCTGCCCAACGCGAAGTTTGCGTTGCTCTCCGACTACGTGAATTCCCATGGCGCTGCCGATATGGGCCTGCTGCCGGATGTTCTTCCCGGATATCAGCCATGGATCAAGCCCGGCAGCTTCGCCACGGAGTACGGCGACCGGTTTCCTCACGCACATGGTCTCGATCTGCTCGCCATGTTCGATGCTGCCCAGGCCGGGAACCTCGATGCGTTGTATATCGTAGGTGCGAACCCGGTATCGCGCTATGCCGTTGACCGTGCTGCTCTGAAAAATACGTTCGTCGTCGTGCATGAGATGTTCCTGACGGAGACGGCCCTGCTGGCCGATGTGATCTTGCCAGCGGCGAACCTCTACGAGAAGTCTGGTTCGGTCACGAACAGCTACGGCGATCTTCAGCTTGTTTCGAAGGCCGGGGATCGCGCCGGTGTTCGTTCCGACTTCGAACTGATCGTGCGCGTTGCCGACAAGATGGGCGCGGATGTGAAGAAGCTGGTTCCCTTCGGCAAGAATCCCGGTCTGCGTGCGGATCTCGGACAGACCCGCGGAGCGCAGTCTGGTGAGGCCGACCGTCACGCTGTCTGGCTCTCGGCGAACAACCTTGAACCGAAGCTTTCTCCCTTTGATCCCTTCGCCATTCTCGACGAGATACAGCGTCTGGTGCCGGGATATGATCTGCGTCGTCTGCAGCTTCTCTCCAGCAATGACCAGCATCTTTCCACCGTTGCCCAGCCCGGATCGCAACTCGTGCAGATCGATACCACACATCAGCGGCGCGATCTTGTGCTTCCGGCGAAGGACACACTCTTTACCTCAGGAACGCTGGGCCGTTATTCTCCGAAGCTCACGGAACTTGCCGCGCGCTACAGCAAGCTGACCCACGAACATACCCAAACGGCTGCCGACTAA
- the nuoH gene encoding NADH-quinone oxidoreductase subunit NuoH: MNHLTPFQTYFLITLLKLVVVLVLTLTAVAYTVLLERKVLGRIQNRWGPSRVGPFGLLQPLADGIKLFLKEDLMPLAVERPLFVLAPVIALGCALISIAVVPFGALTTVKGVDIFQVSDINIGLLVVLGITSIGVYGIALSGWSSNNKYSLLGSLRATAQMISYELALGLSLVGCVMRSQSLRLRDIVDSQSAHGMRSWNVIGGLQIVGFFIYLMAAYAETNRAPFDLPEAESELVAGYHTEYSSMKFAMFFMAEYANMITVACVATLLFFGGASSPFGHLIPDFGGTIVQAILPIFWFVFKVLCFLFLYIWVRGTLPRFRYDQLMSFGWKFLLPLAMANILVTALVLAIHG, from the coding sequence GTGAACCACCTGACGCCATTCCAGACCTACTTCCTGATTACCCTGCTGAAGCTGGTCGTCGTGCTCGTCCTGACCCTGACGGCGGTAGCTTATACCGTTCTGCTGGAGCGCAAGGTGCTGGGCCGCATTCAGAATCGGTGGGGACCCTCGCGTGTGGGACCTTTTGGTCTGCTGCAACCATTGGCGGACGGAATCAAGCTCTTTCTCAAGGAAGACCTGATGCCGCTGGCCGTCGAGCGTCCGCTCTTTGTGCTGGCACCGGTGATCGCCCTTGGTTGCGCTCTGATCTCGATCGCAGTCGTTCCCTTCGGTGCGCTCACAACGGTCAAGGGCGTCGACATCTTCCAGGTCTCCGATATCAACATCGGCCTTCTGGTCGTTCTAGGCATTACATCCATCGGCGTCTACGGCATTGCGCTCTCCGGCTGGAGTTCCAATAACAAGTACTCTCTCCTTGGCTCGCTCCGCGCTACGGCGCAGATGATCAGCTACGAGCTGGCGCTTGGACTTTCGCTGGTGGGCTGCGTAATGCGTTCGCAGTCGCTGCGTCTGCGCGACATTGTGGATTCGCAGTCGGCGCACGGCATGCGTTCGTGGAATGTCATCGGTGGCCTGCAGATCGTTGGGTTCTTTATTTACCTGATGGCGGCATATGCCGAGACCAATCGCGCTCCGTTCGATCTGCCCGAAGCGGAGTCTGAGCTGGTGGCGGGATACCATACGGAGTATTCCTCCATGAAGTTTGCGATGTTCTTCATGGCCGAGTATGCCAATATGATCACCGTCGCGTGCGTGGCAACTCTACTCTTCTTCGGTGGCGCAAGTTCGCCCTTCGGGCATCTGATCCCCGACTTTGGTGGGACCATTGTGCAGGCGATTCTGCCGATCTTCTGGTTTGTCTTCAAAGTGCTTTGCTTCCTGTTTCTCTACATCTGGGTGCGCGGAACGTTGCCGCGCTTCCGGTATGACCAGCTCATGAGTTTTGGATGGAAGTTTCTGCTCCCGCTGGCCATGGCAAATATTCTGGTCACGGCGCTCGTTCTCGCGATCCACGGATAG
- a CDS encoding NADH-quinone oxidoreductase subunit J family protein, whose translation MQLVLFLIFAVLCVAGALNLLFQRHPINSALSLVVVMMSLAVIYWTLGAEFLAAAQVIVYAGAVMVLFVFVVMLLNAGEEERTTGSRAAYIAGIPGVAAILALLTYIFMHERAALGYATLGGSLNHTTSNITEISRVLFTELLLPFEVTSILILVAILGAVVLARKEQ comes from the coding sequence ATGCAACTTGTGCTGTTTCTCATCTTCGCCGTGCTGTGTGTCGCTGGAGCCCTGAACCTGCTCTTTCAGCGGCACCCCATCAACTCCGCCCTTTCATTGGTGGTGGTGATGATGTCGCTCGCCGTCATCTATTGGACGTTGGGCGCGGAGTTTCTGGCTGCGGCCCAGGTGATCGTCTACGCTGGCGCTGTGATGGTGCTCTTCGTCTTTGTCGTCATGCTGCTCAATGCAGGCGAAGAAGAACGGACCACGGGCAGTCGCGCTGCGTACATTGCCGGTATCCCCGGCGTTGCCGCGATTCTCGCCCTGTTGACCTACATCTTCATGCATGAGCGTGCGGCACTGGGTTACGCCACGCTGGGCGGATCGCTGAACCATACGACATCGAATATCACGGAGATCTCGCGTGTGCTCTTCACCGAGCTTCTTTTGCCATTTGAGGTCACAAGCATCCTGATTCTTGTTGCCATTCTCGGCGCCGTGGTTCTGGCAAGGAAGGAGCAGTAG